One window of Fusarium oxysporum f. sp. lycopersici 4287 supercont2.40 genomic scaffold, whole genome shotgun sequence genomic DNA carries:
- a CDS encoding aldehyde dehydrogenase (NAD+) → MASSATIAELTAPNGVKYQQPLGLFINNEFVPAKSGSYISSVNPADEVEIAKVHAAEAEDVDVAVQAARTALDGPWNDFTSTERGRLLGRLADLVEANADILGTIEAWDCGKPYGVTLVDDIPETIAVLRYYAGYADKLHGQVIETEKNQHVFTTREPIGVCGQIIPWNYPLSMAAWKLGPAVATGNCVVIKAAEQTPLSILYLASLVKEAGYPKGVVNVINGYGKDAGAALAGHMDVDKIAFTGSTETGREIMKLASANLKSITLETGGKSPLIVFEDADLEKAAYWGHIGIMSNAGQVCTANSRIFVHEKVYDDFMAHFLKQVNGAKIGNPFSQDTTQGPQVNRIQRDRVLRYIELGISEGASLAAGGKVFGNPDEGKGFFIEPTVFTNVKDDMTIYRDEIFGPVAAVTTFKTEEEVVRRANDTPFGLGAAIFTKDVSRIHRVTRRIQSGTVWVNSSNDSDIRAPFGGYKQSGIGRECGQAGIEAYTSVKTVFITLD, encoded by the exons ATGGCGTCATCCGCAACCATCGCTGAGCTGACTGCGCCCAATGGCGTCAAGTATCAGCAGCCACTGGGTTTGTTTATCAACAATGAGTTCGTCCCGGCAAAGTCCGGCAGCTACATTTCTTCTGTGAACCCTGC GGACGAGGTTGAGATCGCCAAAGTTCATGCCGCTGAAGCCGAGGATGTCGATGTAGCAGTTCAAGCGGCAAGGACTGCCCTGGACGGACCCTGGAACGACTTTACATCTACAGAACGAGGCCGTCTTTTGGGTCGTTTGGCTGATCTTGTTGAGGCAAATGCCGATATTCTAGGCACGATCGAGGCTTGGGATTGCG GCAAGCCCTACGGAGTTACTCTggtggatgatatcccagaAACCATAGCAGTATTAAGGTACTATGCTGGATATGCAGACAAGCTGCATGGGCAAG TAATTGAAACCGAAAAGAACCAACACGTCTTTACCACTCGCGAGCCTATTGGGGTTTGCGGTCAGATAATTCCCTGGAATTATCCCCTTAGCATGGCAGCCTGGAAGCTGGGGCCTGCTGTTGCCACTGGAAATTGCGTGGTGATTAAGGCAGCCGAGCAGACTCCGTTATCCATTTTATACCTTGCAAGCCTTGTCAAAGAGGCTGGCTATCCCAAGGGCGTAGTTAACGTGATCAATGGATATGGCAAGGATGCCGGTGCGGCGCTCGCAGGGCATATGGATGTTGATAAAATTGCATTCACTGGCTCAACCGAGACTGGCCGGGAGATTATGAAACTGGCATCGGCCAACCTCAAGAGCATCACTCTGGAAACAG GTGGGAAGTCTCCCCTGATTGTCTTTGAGGATGCCGACCTCGAAAAGGCTGCCTACTGGGGACACATTGGCATCATGTCAAATGCTGGGCAAGTTTGTACAGCTAACAGTCGGATATTCGTTCACGAAAAGGTGTATGATGACTTCATGGCACATTTCCTGAAGCAAGTCAACGGCGCCAAAATCGGGAACCCTTTTAGCCAAGACACCACCCAGGGGCCCCAAGTGAACCGGATTCAACGAGACAGAGTCCTTCGATACATTGAGCTTGGAATTTCTGAAGGTGCCTCGCTGGCGGCCGGGGGTAAGGTTTTTGGAAATCCTGATGAAGGTAAAGGCTTTTTCATCGAGCCAACAGTCTTCACTAATGTAAAGGATGACATGACTATTTATCGGGATGAAATCTTTGGGCCCGTAGCTGCTGTAACGACTTTCAAgactgaggaagaggttgtcaGGCGAGCCAACGACACGCCATTTGGACTTGGTGCCGCAATCTTCACTAAAGATGTCAGCCGTATCCATCGAGTGACTCGCAGGATACAGAGCGGAA CTGTATGGGTCAACAGTAGTAACGACTCAGACATCCGCGCTCCATTTGGTGGTTACAAACAGTCGGGAATTGGCCGAGAATGCGGTCAAGCAGGCATAGAGGCTTACACTTCAGTTAAGACGGTCTTTATCACTCTAGACTAG
- a CDS encoding oxidoreductase: protein MRTAKNRFMKAAMTERLSSWDPVDLRKRGIPTSEIINAYKWFGRGGVGIILTGNLMVDAVNIEGAGNLIIPPDAPFQGPRFEAYQRLAKAGNHDGSLMLGQLSHGGRQVQDKFQPDPVSASDIHLDKEVWGMKFAKPHAASHDEIMTIVKAFAHSAEYLHRAGFDGVQLHAAHGYLLSQFLSGRTNHRTDEYGGSIANRARIIVEIVDAIRTRVPASTGFVLGIKINSVEFDDKGFSPDECVELCVLLEHECKFDFVELSGGTYEDMAFEHKRESTKKREAFFLEFAEAIVPRLERTKVFVTGGLLTVQAMVKALDVVDGIGLARTLCAEPNLPRDILAGRVTTGAVMQKIDRQDYGLTETVAGTQIRQLGRDQAPMDLTDDNVVKAFQESTVKWEKALEEDGNKSEVYGYVDVEGIELPPMRSVDDTSRL, encoded by the coding sequence ATGCGAACCGCCAAGAATAGATTTATGAAGGCGGCCATGACGGAACGGCTGAGCTCATGGGACCCTGTGGACCTCAGGAAAAGAGGCATACCGACTTCGGAAATCATTAACGCTTATAAGTGGTTTGGCCGAGGCGGTGTCGGTATCATCTTGACAGGAAATCTTATGGTCGATGCCGTCAACATCGAAGGCGCAGGGAACCTTATCATCCCGCCTGATGCTCCTTTCCAAGGGCCCCGATTCGAAGCCTACCAGCGTCTTGCTAAGGCGGGCAACCATGACGGGAGCCTAATGCTCGGCCAGCTTTCTCATGGCGGACGTCAGGTCCAGGATAAGTTCCAGCCCGACCCCGTCTCAGCGTCAGATATTCATCTCGATAAAGAAGTATGGGGAATGAAGTTCGCCAAGCCGCATGCTGCCAGTCACGACGAGATCATGACCATTGTCAAAGCATTTGCTCATTCTGCTGAGTATCTCCATCGCGCCGGCTTCGATGGTGTTCAGCTTCACGCGGCTCATGGGTATCTACTATCTCAATTTTTGTCGGGCAGGACGAATCACCGAACCGACGAGTACGGAGGCTCAATCGCCAATCGTGCCCGCATTATAGTTGAAATCGTTGATGCCATTAGAACCCGTGTTCCGGCCTCGACTGGCTTTGTCCTCGGTATCAAGATCAACTCGGTGGAGTTCGATGACAAAGGCTTTAGTCCAGATGAATGCGTTGAGCTATGCGTGCTTCTCGAGCATGAGTGCAAGTTTGACTTTGTTGAGCTATCGGGAGGCACTTATGAAGACATGGCCTTCGAGCACAAGCGCGAGTCGACTAAGAAACGTGAGGCCTTTTTCCTCGAGTTCGCTGAGGCTATCGTTCCCAGGCTTGAAAGGACCAAGGTCTTCGTCACTGGTGGCTTATTAACCGTTCAAGCAATGGTAAAAGCTCTGGATGTTGTCGATGGTATCGGGCTGGCCCGGACCCTCTGTGCTGAACCCAACCTTCCCAGGGATATCTTGGCTGGAAGAGTCACGACAGGTGCTGTTATGCAGAAGATTGACAGGCAAGATTATGGATTGACGGAAACGGTAGCTGGAACGCAAATCCGGCAGCTGGGAAGAGATCAGGCTCCAATGGACCTAACCGATGACAATGTGGTCAAGGCATTCCAGGAAAGCACAGTCAAGTGGGAGAAGGCacttgaggaagatggcaATAAGTCGGAGGTCTATGGCTACGTTGATGTGGAGGGTATTGAGTTGCCTCCAATGCGCAGCGTGGATGATACGAGCAGGCTTTAG
- a CDS encoding uncharacterized protein (At least one base has a quality score < 10): MSMNLFLFLLQPLINSIQAEELSVKLCNTVEYPQRNMSVATKRPFKVRFANGSKYQKAIEAHEHEPSACQISFPSHSTSRCEESSKSQRTKSRLGCLECRIRRVKCDETFPVCLRCQRRGSVCMASNRPARWRIEMPWLSNMALLNSWPADNPPNKRLVQYWIEQVSQGLCIDKNHNPLALPLLPYMVASPSLLHAIQSISAGHEVFFNDRALTLCLQERGHSMRLVREELQVQDSETISITSILTVFLLGVSSSWIESRPESWGKEHLDGARALIKVILAGPRNMAGSRNEADPLIQLLYGWFLYWDMTCSILDDPDNVLNQGIPTLGQDPDCFHPMIGFSSELYSKVADVGRHCRRLYDRGHTDPDFDDGEAERQLLAWLPTRGDKYIRDLSCAYRNHGLLMLKHARNSPHRTLRQLPVPTST, translated from the exons ATGTCCATGaaccttttccttttcctcctTCAACCCCTcatcaattcaattcaagcTGAAGAATTGTCCGTCAAGCTCTGCAATACTGTAGAATACCCACAACGCAATATGAGTGTCGCGACCAAACGGCCCTTCAAAGTGAGATTTGCCAACGGTTCCAAGTATCAAAAGGCGATTGAAGCCCATGAGCATGAACCGTCTGCTTGCCAAATATCCTTCCCCTCCCATTCCACGTCTCGTTGCGAGGAAAGCTCCAAGTCTCAACGCACAAAGAGTCGTCTGGGTTGTTTAGAATGCCGAATCCGACGCGTCAAGTGCGATGAGACCTTTCCAGTATGCCTACGCTGCCAACGTCGCGGCTCCGTCTGCATGGCTAGCAACCGCCCAGCTCGGTGGCGAATTGAGATGCCTTGGCTGTCCAATATGGCGCTCCTCAACTCCTGGCCCGCCGATAACCCTCCAAATAAGAGGCTCGTTCAATACTGGATTGAGCAGGTCAGTCAAGGCCTCTGCATCGACAAGAATCACAATCCCTTAGCGCTACCTCTCTTACCATATATGGTAGCTAGCCCTTCACTACTCCACGCGATACAGAGCATCAGTGCTGGCCATGAGGTCTTCTTTAATGACCGAGCTCTTACTCTCTGCCTACAAGAACGTGGTCATTCTATGAGACTAGTTCGCGAGGAGCTGCAGGTGCAGGATTCTGAAACCATCTCTATTACTTCTATACTCACCGTCTTTCTACTCGGAGTATCCTCTTCCTGGATCGAGTCACGCCCTGAATCATGGGGCAAAGAGCACCTAGATGGGGCCCGTGCTCTTATAAAGGTTATTCTGGCTGGCCCAAGAAATATGGCTGGTTCAAGGAATGAGGCAGATCCTCTAATCCAGCTCCTGTATGGTTGGTTTCTCTATTGGGATATGACGTGCTCGATTCTCGATGACCCCGACAATGTTCTAAATCAAGGGATACCAACGTTGGGACAGGACCCTGATTGCTTTCATCCCATGATAGGCTTCTCCTCGGAGCTTTATTCAAAGGTTGCTGATGTTGGTCGTCACTGTAGACGACTTTACGATCGTGGCCATACAGACCCAGACTTTGACGACGGAGAAGCCGAAAGACAACTTTTAGCATGGTTGCCAACCCGTGGCGATAAGTATATCCGCGACCTGAGTTGCGCTTACCGAAATCATGGCCTGTTGATGCT AAAGCATGCTCGAAACTCCCCTCACCGAACCCTGCGTCAACTACCAGTCCCTACCTCTACTTAG